The genomic DNA TATCGAACGGAAGCACTGCTGTTTCTTTCCTGGTGGGGTAAGTGAGCTGCTAGTTTcttcgattttgttttcttaattCGACAACAAAATATTGTTTCTGTTTAAAACTATATTTCCCATTTGCCTTTGCGCAGATTCTAGATGAGGTGTATTCGGTGTTAAATTACATTCGCACATCGCCGTCCCTAGATCGACCGTTCAAAGTAACCGATGAGCTATTTGATCTCTCTACAATGGCTATGGAATATTTCAAGGAGCACATAGAGCCAAATTTACCTGCATATTTCAGTACGTACCACCCGTTACCTTCTTCATATTTGTGCCTAAATTTGTGTTAATGttaaacgtttcaaacatctAACAATTACAGCAAATAGTACAAAGTCTTTTGCGCCCCTCGAAACTTCATCGTCAATCCTTTCCCGCGATACATCACATTCGAATTCATCGTCCCCGCCGCAAAGCAATATGGTGCTGCGGAAGGGCATACGCAAGATCAAGCAAGGCATGAAACGGTAAGAAATGCTcgcgacaaacaaaaaacacaaaaacctgtCCAAGCCGGGTGCAAtctgttttgttcttgttttcgCAATCACACCTATGATGATTCCGTTGTTCTCTCTTTGCTTATAGGTACAATAATCAGCTTACGGTTTTGCGCAGCGAATTGCGTACTTGCAAACGCAAAGCAACCGAACAGGCCAAAACAATCACGGAACAACAGAAACTTTTGGCCGAGCAGCAGAAACAGACGCTTGAATTTGCGAATCGGCTTGATGAAACGGATAAAAAGAATGATGAACTCTCTAGAAAATTTTCTACTGTTCTACAGGTAAAGCAAGTGCACCTTGTTGCGTCGCTTTTGCTTGCTACTTACTACAAACTATCCCATTGTTTAATTGATATACgtggtacaaaaaaaagcattccttgtttttttaaaaagaGGGAAAGCTCTGGAACTCTTCGAaatgggattttatttttaattctaaTTCTTAACCCTTCGAAATCATTGTGTTTTAGACTTTCGACTATAGTCAAAGATGGGACTTAAACATTTGCTTCTATTTTCCATACAGGAATTGAATAAATGTAAAACGGAGCTGCAATATTGGCGTTCAAAAAGTCCGGCAACAACGAACCCGCACGGGCAAGTTGTGCCTGCGTGCGAGCTGCAAACCCTTGGGAGTCCAAATATGGTATCGTACGACATCGATCTGCTATCGATGGGCATTGGCCGCACTGCATTTCCGGCAAGTGCAGAGGAGAGTAGGAAAAAGGACGATCCTGGGCAGCACAAGGATAAACTACTCGAGCACAGTTCGCAAATGCAAAGACCGAGGGAGGAGTCGCCACTGCCCTCCGAGTCGGCAGAACCACTCCCCGTAACACTGGCAAAGTCGGGACTGAAGAGGAAATTCGAATGTGTAGCACTGACTCCGGAAAGTCCCAACAGTGACGTTACTACACACGGCAGCGATCCAGTGCGATTGTATGGATTGGTATGTCTTAATCCTCCGTTTGCTTCGGCATCACTCGCAGCATCTTACTCGTCGTCCACGTTGTCACCACCATCCGGTATGTACGGCTCGGTAGCCGCTGCTTCATCAGCGTCATGCGAGGGAAGTATGCTTTCATCATCAACGCCGTCGTCTCCTGCGCAAAATGAAAATAGCAGTACGGAAAATGGTGGTGCAAGCTCCGCCGCGTTGGTGTACCGCTCTGGCGCAGATGCAGCGGACGAGAGGAGCGAGGTGCAAAGTTTAACCTGCACAGCGCATGATGATAGTTATTCTGAGGTTGCTGCAGGTTTGTCCtttgcagcagctgctgctgtaaaCCCAATTTTCAGCAACACAAAAGCCATTCATCAATCCAATACTGATCATACACTGAATCAGAATAGTGATAGCAGTAACAATATTAGCAGTAGTAGCTTTAGCAATACCGTTGATAGCAAAAATGATAGCACTAGTAACGATAGTAACTCTAATAATCATATGAAAAAAATACGAAGAGTACAAAGCAAAGCTAGATCACAAAGTTATAATAGACAAAGTAGTAACCTTAATGCCACAGGTACCACGCATACAAAAACCACTAGAAGCAAACAATTGGACAAACAGGTTGGAAACTAGTGTGGAAGGGATGCAGCGTAGAGGAAGGGGCACACTAAGCGCGTAAGATGAATCACACCTTTCTCCCACACCTGGCGTGTGATAAGGTAGCAGCTGTAACAGTCATTTTCGTCGCAACCACATTAAATATATTGTGCAAAATGTTTGCTGTGGTGCGCGTACTATCTGCTAGAGACACATCCGTGTTTCATGTGCCACCATGCCATGAAGTCGAATGCCGATGTGTTTACTGTGAATCGCTTTGATCAGTTTTTCACGAGGCTACACAACATCGTTCAATCCCCACACAATGGGAAATGGATCAAATGATATCTTAAAGGCGACATTTTCACCATAGAAAGATTAgccttccttttcctttgctgcGTATGTCTGTGGCTAATCTGTGTTTAGcaattcaattttttgttgttgaaggaATTACTTTTTTTAGTACCCACCATGAAACTAATCATTATGGGTATCGTATTACTACGCGAGCATAAAGTTTTTTGAAGAAACATATTATTCCAATCGCGAATGATTTATTCAAGTTTCTACTTTTTGctgacataaaaaaaacactgcaaatcaaaattaatGTTAAATCGCTGCTCATGTTCCaaattgctttttatttcCAGCTGTTAAATTTCCGGGTCAAAAAGGgcacaaaattaaaacaaaattagcaATTTTGTTAATAGTTCAGAACTTCCACGTGCTAAGCGATAATATACACATATATTGCAAATGGTTTTGTCGTTTCAGGAAAATATTCCAAAAAGCAGATTTTTCTGGTCGATGTTTTGAACGCTActgttatatatttttttaaccgGATTGAAAAGCCTACATTTCATTCAAGTGCTTTTCAGTTCAAGCtcaaaatttgaaacacacCGTGCGCGTACAATTACGAGCAGTTATTCTTTTCACAATTATACAATTCTtaagttgtgttttattttgctaatttCTCACCAAAGTCCTCGCGCACGTTTGTGAGGCATTGGTCTCCAgaccttttttcattttctgattttttgtgttgtttatgCTTAAAGTTTAATACAATTCTTCTGAATGATTTGTTGCAAAACAGCGGTGTAAACCAACCAAAACTCTGGCTCACCTGGCGCGTCTACCTTATCACGATCACCCGATCAGATTTCAATAGCCATCCTTGAATCTTTACGTCATGAATTTGAAACTCAGTCTAGAGCAATATCATGCTTCACCCATTTTACGATAAAAGACATACATGTAAACGATTTGTATATTATGATTGCGTTGATGTAAATgtaataaatttgtttattgcttctgctgctgtcaACACATAATGCAGGATTTGTAGGGAAAATTGTTACAAAAACCCACCgaaaatttaatgttttgcaTTAGTATCAGTTTCTCTCTATCGTAGGatctaaaacaaacattttattgTGTTAATTGtaaagcttttttgttgttgttgcttttgttgctTCAATAACTAACAAATGGGCTGAAGAAAACGgatggcaatttttttttccttcgctacTAGTAGCACAGTTGATCATTTTAACAGACCCGCGCTTAAAACAAGAGCTAAAAGAGTGCGCACTGGAGAAGCTTTCGTTTCGTCTCTAAAGCTGTATTTCATTTCTTCTTGCAGTAACATTATAATATTTACTTAAGCttaatcccccccccccgcagTCGTGCGTCGTGTGTTGGGTTGTTAATACAAAACTAGCTGCAACTAATTGTAATAGTAAATGAGTGTGAGAAATGTTACTAGAGCAGAGCGATACGATGgaaaagagggagagagcgagaggtgGCAGACGCTGAATATTCTGAAAACATACTTTTGTTACAACCATATTTGTGTAAAAATTCATAACGCTCCTAGAAAACAAGTCGGTCGATACAACAAAAACGAATGGGGGGAAATAGAACCATGCAACACGCGTTTAGTAATCGTGCAAATGGCAGACGACCATCGTTGCCTGGTGACTTACTATTGTGGTAGATGCTAGTTTTGTAAGCGCAGCGAAAATCattttatgatttaaaaaaaaaggaatgaataGTAGGATCCCGAAAATTTAACAATTCCAAACTTTGTAAAggctggcaggcaggcagttGATACGCGATAGCGAGCGATTTAATTTTAAGCGCGGACGGGATGCGAATCCCTCTGTAACCCGATGATAAAAATTGCTGCAAATGTTATATTTTACCGAAACATTGTTCTGCAGAAGAATGTGTATGTAAAACTTTTAACCTTTTGCCCATCTGCACACGGTGTACCATTGGAATATTATCTAtattacaggggttttcaatTGATAATGTAAAAGGAGCGTgggctccttagatgaaatggttTCAACAATTCCTTACATCCCGCGTTTATACCTTTAAGTTACGCACTTACCCGTGCGCTACCTGCGCCGTGTAAGATATCATCGGCCTcgattacaatatcatctggtaaCTTCATAACTCCTGACTTCTGGGTGGCTTCCGGTGGCCAAGACGataacgacgccggtcttcacacggcaggactgaggttcaaatcccatccacagaaagccagacatggcaggccgaaacctcgtGAGGTTTTagttagtgccaaggaagaagaaatgcTTCATAGTAAAAGGCTTAGGTTGCGCTTACCCTGTCATCTGAAACCGTTCCCATGTCAACTAGCCGTGTTTCTCATTTCAACTAAGGAGCCTACGAAACCAATCGATGCtttttacattatcaactgaaaatcACTGAATAATTGAAACAAACAACTGTCGATCGCGGTGTACTACCACCATCCCCGCGCACTGGTGCAACTGTTTATCAGACTATCAGACAAGAATTGTTACGAAAAAcaagcccacacacacacacgcacacaacacaaacaataaGAGCACTTCCAGCGGTCAATCGATGCAAACTTGGagtaaaacaattatttactTTGCAAGAAAACACCACTGTTCGGCGTTGTGAAGAGAGAGTGTATCCTGCCAAAAGATGATGTCCTATCGCTTAACGTAGAACAGCGTAGCGTGTTGTGCATGTTGGGTGTAAACATCGTTTGCGACGTCGCCGAAATGCGTTGTCCAATAAAGTAGTAGTGCATTAACTAACTGTAACACATGTGTAATacgggaagcaaaacaaaaaaccaaacgctAAATTCTATGACATTAGCGTGCTTTAACAACCGTGGTGTAATTGTAGTAGTCATATCCGCTTTTTTTCCGGCGGCTATGATAATTGTTGTAGGTCTTTCTTTTTCTACGTCCGCTTTGTGCTCTACCCAAGATCCTTGGGCAACAGAGTAGAGAAGGAGGAGCAGGAGGCACCGCTCCGGGATCACTTTACCGCGCGCGCGGATTCGGTTCGGTATTGGTGTCGAAATCAAATGCAACAATTAAATCTCAACGAAGCGCATAGCATTAGCGCGAACCGCGAGCGTAACTACTACTGCACACCGTGAACGTTAAATCGTGAAAGTATAAGtaactgagagagagagagagagagagagagagagtaagagtacacacaacaataataaaaagcaCCGTCGTTCTCTAACTCAAAACTACAATAAAACCATCCACAGTGAAATGTGctactgtttttgttttattgttttttaaataaacatatttttaacgACTTTAACGTGCAGTCGCGGACAGGCAAAAATTACGTTTTCCTAtttagaaaaacaaaagtgatTCAAATTTCATCTGGTGgacaatagagagagagagagagaaagagagagagagagagagagattgtttTAACTGACTGctggcaaaaaagaaaaacaaaaccaaaattttgttaaaaatcCCCTCGACAAGAATCGACAAAGCGAAACAAGCGCtccctttttgttgttgattgttgCACAACTTTGTAATGAATCGTAAGGAACTAACTATTAGCGCATATAATAATGCGCGCAATATTACGCGAAATAGCACAGAAGAAGGTAGAAATGAAAAagagagtaaaataaaatatatttgaaaatctaacttttatttcttttgctttccggTTGCGCGAGATGCTTGCGTTTGATTCGCCCTCTCGACTCACTCGTATCACACACATGTTTGACCTAatctttaaaaattttaatcttATTTTGTACGTccctttttataattttacagTTCTTTTTCTACAAAAGATCATCCAAACACCCTTGTCTGAACCTATGTTTTTATCTAGTCCTCTAACCCAACATGTTTGAGAAGAATATCGAAAATGAGTGTTTTTCGTGGTTTGCCAGCTATAAATATCCGCTGCTGACTACCACCGGGGGGAACATGGAGCATCGTCTGCCATGCGCACCACGTGAACATCGCGATCGCGCTCCGTGCGAGAAGATGAGGATCGTTGCTGCGCCCATTAGCCAACCAAGCGAAAACATCGATCAGTGTAATCTACCTACTTCTATCGAAGTAATAAAGTTTTGCCGCGACGACGATGGCAAACAGTTTTAAAAATGTGTGTGAAATTCGGAAAACGGATCAGCTAGGAAGGTGGTAGACATACTTTTGTTTCTGTTGGTTTCTCGTTAGCTAATTGAATGGTGTTGTTGGAATGATTTTGGCAGATTTCTGGTCGCTAAGCGTGACATTAAGGCTGGCGAGCTGATACTGGCGGAAGATCCGGTCGTGGTAGGGCCGTACTGGGATGCCGACATTAGTTGTCTGGGTTGCCTCCGGCCGGCCTCGAGAACGTGCAAGTGAGTACACTTGTTGGCAAACGTTAAAGGTACGTTTAATGTAATCtgttttcttgctttttttgtgtgtggtgcttTAGAAAATGCCTAAGGGCTCCGCTTTGCCGTGACTGTACGCGGCACGATGCAGTCGAGTGCGATTTTTACGAGCATGCTTCGAATTTGAGTAAGAATTTTCTCTTCGATCACTTCAACATCATCACGCCCATACGTTGCCTTTTGCTGTACCGCAGCGATCGTACCCGGTACGATGAGTTGATGGCAATGGAGTCGCACTGTGACAGCCGCCGAGGGACCGAGATCTGGCTCATTCACGAACAGTACGTAGTGGAGCCGATGCTTGCCGAGGAAGCGTTCCAGCAGATCGACGATCTGGTTGTAACGGCGGACCTAGTGCAGCGTATCTGTGGCATACTGGACGTTAATACGTTCGAGATCCGGGGCAATATGGACAGCCAGGGCGTGCAGATGAACAATTTGGCGCGGGGGCTTTACCCGCGAACGTCGCTCATGACACACAACTGCCAAACCAACACGCTGATCGCGGTCGACGGTATGTCTAGGCTTCGGCTGTACGCATCGATTGCGATCCGGGCGGGTGAATTGCTGTACTACAACTATACTCGGGTGTTGTTCGtaagttatttttttacaatcaaTCCCTATTGGCAAATACGATGATACACTGCACCCTCTGTAGAGCACGTTCGAGAGACAGACGCATCtacggaaaggaaaatattttatctgCACCTGCGCGCGTTGTAGTGATCCCACTGAGCTAGGTACGCATTTAAGCTCGCTCAAGTGCACCGCCTGTGGTGATGGGCTTTGTGTTTTCCATCCGCAAACGTGAGTATAGTAAAACGCGGCCAGAAAGCTTTCTAGTCTACAAAAGTTCGCTTTCCCTGTATAATCTTTACCTAGCAGACCAAAATGGGAATGCAATACCTGCGGACATCAGCTACCCCGAGAGTATGTGAACGAGGTAATGTGTGAAGCCCGAGAAGATGTTTCGAGTTGCGGTAAGAACCAGTGGCAAGTATAATTgatacaaaaaaaccaaa from Anopheles stephensi strain Indian chromosome 2, UCI_ANSTEP_V1.0, whole genome shotgun sequence includes the following:
- the LOC118504777 gene encoding SET domain-containing protein SmydA-8-like is translated as MANSFKNVCEIRKTDQLGRFLVAKRDIKAGELILAEDPVVVGPYWDADISCLGCLRPASRTCKKCLRAPLCRDCTRHDAVECDFYEHASNLSKNFLFDHFNIITPIRCLLLYRSDRTRYDELMAMESHCDSRRGTEIWLIHEQYVVEPMLAEEAFQQIDDLVVTADLVQRICGILDVNTFEIRGNMDSQGVQMNNLARGLYPRTSLMTHNCQTNTLIAVDGMSRLRLYASIAIRAGELLYYNYTRVLFSTFERQTHLRKGKYFICTCARCSDPTELGTHLSSLKCTACGDGLCVFHPQTPKWECNTCGHQLPREYVNEVMCEAREDVSSCALDIRNLEKVVGKHSKTLNPHHSLVLEAKQSLAGELRSMCMSYDLQNVPRQALKRKLELCEEMLQILRVLDPGISRLTGIALYEYHAALVDLSRRNHDTGEIKTPELLERLQLAEGALKEAIGMLVFEHPTTPEGHLTRKAMCELKELREYIQKVQAMEEDERTDRQFRGKRNSNAGKSKK
- the LOC118504776 gene encoding uncharacterized protein LOC118504776 isoform X2, which codes for MVSTRQMTGATSEESSLQLCRTVPTALSTNTPTNVVTITSSMHSKALTAFPQHTNQPLSPTTSSGPSPASSSNSLTIIATGMATGELQVQQQQQQNQEINLMELPTEILEHIFSFVGYKKIAHMRVISRQMNKVCCSILNSTFQKLQNQMHTRFQTVKAKMPRRESARRNHPLACECDILETCYMRLSLLQMTFGKHIERKHCCFFPGGILDEVYSVLNYIRTSPSLDRPFKVTDELFDLSTMAMEYFKEHIEPNLPAYFTNSTKSFAPLETSSSILSRDTSHSNSSSPPQSNMVLRKGIRKIKQGMKRYNNQLTVLRSELRTCKRKATEQAKTITEQQKLLAEQQKQTLEFANRLDETDKKNDELSRKFSTVLQELNKCKTELQYWRSKSPATTNPHGQVVPACELQTLGSPNMVSYDIDLLSMGIGRTAFPASAEESRKKDDPGQHKDKLLEHSSQMQRPREESPLPSESAEPLPVTLAKSGLKRKFECVALTPESPNSDVTTHGSDPVRLYGLVCLNPPFASASLAASYSSSTLSPPSGMYGSVAAASSASCEGSMLSSSTPSSPAQNENSSTENGGASSAALVYRSGADAADERSEVQSLTCTAHDDSYSEVAAGLSFAAAAAVNPIFSNTKAIHQSNTDHTLNQNSDSSNNISSSSFSNTVDSKNDSTSNDSNSNNHMKKIRRVQSKARSQSYNRQSSNLNATGTTHTKTTRSKQLDKQVGN
- the LOC118504776 gene encoding uncharacterized protein LOC118504776 isoform X1, which produces MKHTAASKQASKLCSIVPVWLLSLIVGYTAPWSSGAPEEAIIVEATPHSNTIHTSKLLIKMVSTRQMTGATSEESSLQLCRTVPTALSTNTPTNVVTITSSMHSKALTAFPQHTNQPLSPTTSSGPSPASSSNSLTIIATGMATGELQVQQQQQQNQEINLMELPTEILEHIFSFVGYKKIAHMRVISRQMNKVCCSILNSTFQKLQNQMHTRFQTVKAKMPRRESARRNHPLACECDILETCYMRLSLLQMTFGKHIERKHCCFFPGGILDEVYSVLNYIRTSPSLDRPFKVTDELFDLSTMAMEYFKEHIEPNLPAYFTNSTKSFAPLETSSSILSRDTSHSNSSSPPQSNMVLRKGIRKIKQGMKRYNNQLTVLRSELRTCKRKATEQAKTITEQQKLLAEQQKQTLEFANRLDETDKKNDELSRKFSTVLQELNKCKTELQYWRSKSPATTNPHGQVVPACELQTLGSPNMVSYDIDLLSMGIGRTAFPASAEESRKKDDPGQHKDKLLEHSSQMQRPREESPLPSESAEPLPVTLAKSGLKRKFECVALTPESPNSDVTTHGSDPVRLYGLVCLNPPFASASLAASYSSSTLSPPSGMYGSVAAASSASCEGSMLSSSTPSSPAQNENSSTENGGASSAALVYRSGADAADERSEVQSLTCTAHDDSYSEVAAGLSFAAAAAVNPIFSNTKAIHQSNTDHTLNQNSDSSNNISSSSFSNTVDSKNDSTSNDSNSNNHMKKIRRVQSKARSQSYNRQSSNLNATGTTHTKTTRSKQLDKQVGN